Below is a genomic region from Deltaproteobacteria bacterium.
ACACCCGTGTCATCCTGCGCCACAACGTCATTTCGACAAACCTCGATGTCGTCACATGGGAGACGTATGGAGACACGCATTATGGTTCGGCGATTGAAGGGATCGGCACCTCGCTACATGCCTACCATAACCGTTTTCTGGTCCCATCAGACTCACCCCAGCAGGTGATCTCGCGTGGCATTGTTATGACGAGTAGCTGCCTCCTCCTTGAGAAAAATCACCTGATCAGTTTCAGGATCCCGATCAGCAGTTCGAATTCGACCGGCGTCATCTCCAGCAATGTTATTGAAGATGGATACAACGGGATCTTCACGCGAGAAGAAGAGATCGCGATCGAGAATAATACGATCGGGCTCAAGGCGTACGAGAGCGGTTGCGGCTATGCGATTTATATAGAGACCCGAAACACTCAGAAAAAAACACGCCCCCGTATCGTCGACAACCAGATCTTATTAGAAGGAGGATCCGCTAAGGGGATCAATGAAGCGGACGTCTACTCCGACCCGCTGGTCTTGACTGGAAATCGTTTTGTCCTTTTGGATCTCGTTCCGCCAACCATGGGGACGCAAATGCTCTACGGAGACGCCGATGGACCGCATGGTCCGAATCGGGTCAATCAAATCCTCTCAAAGATTGAAGAGGTCGATCTTCTCTCCGACATTCCGGAGATCGGGGATAACGTGATAGAAACCTCGGTTTCGGAGATCCTCCAGACGCAGTATTAGAGGGATTTCAGGTAACGCTGGATATCATCATGGTTCCCGACACGATGGAAGCTGATTGCGTTTGGTTCGAATCCAAAGAGCACCCTCAATCCAAGACCAATGCGTGCTTCAAAAACTCCAGAACGATGAATCTTGCGCAAGCCGAGTCCGCTGTGGAGATGAGGGTTCTTGAGGACCGCTGGCACCTTGAGCATGACGGAGAAGAGTTGTGCTTGCTCTTCATCTGACAAAGAGCCGACATCCCGTTGAAAACTCTCCGTCAGTTTGATCTGCATGGATATTCAGGAATGTTGTTTTCTGAGAAAGGTTATCGCCTTGGCAGGGTTTGAAAAAGTTC
It encodes:
- a CDS encoding DUF1565 domain-containing protein encodes the protein MQRSILFFLAIPLLLLGCLENLPGDDQDQEPGITASEGVTEDTSIEDEESQELPLITTGGMPLLPASSPQPATKKWQPNPEKSAPVSTCFPEKIELDEGPGPHSNSIDTNSWKGEIVYVGGQTDGDGQKETPFRALSEALDKTRDTKTPTLILVAGGTYEEPSLSVGGGQYLIGGFDPKNWERDLSSHPSVIQLTKGSLSISNNFSIDSKSKPILIDGFEITGAKTREPTIKIVNNTRVILRHNVISTNLDVVTWETYGDTHYGSAIEGIGTSLHAYHNRFLVPSDSPQQVISRGIVMTSSCLLLEKNHLISFRIPISSSNSTGVISSNVIEDGYNGIFTREEEIAIENNTIGLKAYESGCGYAIYIETRNTQKKTRPRIVDNQILLEGGSAKGINEADVYSDPLVLTGNRFVLLDLVPPTMGTQMLYGDADGPHGPNRVNQILSKIEEVDLLSDIPEIGDNVIETSVSEILQTQY